The Mycolicibacterium flavescens genomic interval GCATCCCGCCCGCCCAGCCAGTACACCTGGAAGAAGAGCTTGGGGTTGGCCGCGATCACCTCTTCGATCGGCTTGCTGGCGAACGACGACAGGCCCATCGCGGTGCCGCGCGCGGCGGCCGCGCGTGCGACCGCGACCTCGCCGTCCGGGTGGACCGCCTGCACACCTGTCGGCGAGATCAGCACCGGCAGCGAAATCTCCTGTCCCATCACGGTGGTCGCGAGATCGCGCTTCTCCGTCGCACCGACGACATGCGGCGCGAAGCCCAACTCGGCGAACGCCTCGACGTTGTCGGAGACCGTCACGCCCTTCTCGCTGGCGGCGACGAGCGCCGAGTACACCGGCTTGGGAAGCCGGCGCCTCGCACGCTCCTGAGCGGCGGCGACCGTTTCGAACCAGGTGTCGGCCATGATCACACCGGACTTTCGTTGCAGAGCCTCTTGGGAGGCGCCCCGGCGCCGGCATCGGGCCGGGGAGGCGCCCCGGCGCCGACATCGGGCCGGGGAGGCGTCGTGAGCAGCTTCAGCATCACCGGACCCGATCGCGAGTGGTCGACGCTGGACTTCGGCTTGACCCGTTCTTGAGCCAGCGCGGGAGCGCCGTAGCCCTCCACGCACTCGGGGTCCGGGCCGTCCATCGGCAGCCCGGTGAAGAACTTGGCGGCCATGCACCCGCCGCGGCAGCTGTCATAGTGCCCGCAACTGCCGCACGCACCGGCCGACTGCGGTTCGCGCAGCTCACGAAAGAGCGGCGCGTTCTGCCAGACATTCCGAAAACCGCCGTCGGACAGGATGTTTCCGGCGTGGAACCGGTCGTGAATGGCGAACGGGCACGCGTAGACGTCGCCGACGGGATCGATCAGACACACGACGCGGCCCGCCCCGCACAGGTTCAGCCCGGCGAGCGCGCCGGGTTCACCCAACCCGGCGAGGTGGAAGAACGAGTCGCCGGTGAGCACCCGGTCACCCTTGGCGACCAGCCAGTTGTAGAGCTGAACCTGCTGGTCGGCGGTGGGGTGCAGGTCGTCCCAGACATCGGCGCCCCGACCCGACGGCCGCAGCCGTGTGATCCGCAGCGTTGCGCCGTATTGCGCTGCGAGAGCGGCGAAGTCGTCGAGCTGGTCGACATTGTGGCGGGTCACCACCACCGAGATCTTGGCGTCCTTGAAACCGGCGTCGGCCAGGTTCTGCAGGGCCCTGGTCGCCATTGCGAAGGACCCCGCCCCGCGGACGGCGTCGTTGATCTCCGCGGTCGCGCCGTCGAGGGAGATCTGCACGTCGACGTAGTCGCTGGCGGCCAGCCGGGTCGCGACCTCGGGCGTGATGCGCACACCGTTGGTGGAGAACTTCACGCCGACGTGGTGGGCGGTGGCGTAGTCGACGAGCTCCCAGAAGTCCGAACGCACGGTCGGCTCGCCGCCGCCGATGTTGACGTAGAAGACCTGCATGCGCTCGAGCTCGTCGATGATGTCCTTGCACTGCGCAGTGCTCAGCTCGCGCGGGTCGCGCTTACCCGACGACGACAGGCAGTGCACGCACGCGAGGTTGCAGGCGTAGGTCAGTTCCCAGGTCAGGCAGATCGGGGCGTCGAGTCCGTGCTCGAACTGCTCGACCAGCTTGGGCACACGTACGGCTTCGGTCGATGTCATTGCGGCACCAGCATTTTCGATCGAGCAAGCACGCCGAGTGCCTGCAGGTACGGCGCCTGCTGCGCGTCGTCGATACCGACGGCACGGCAGGCGGATCGGACGTCGGGATGGTCGGACAGAGTGTTGACGACGTCGACGATGGTCCGGTTCTTCAGGAAGGACAGCTTGCGCGTCCCGAAGTGGTAGAGCAGCGCCCCGAACGGCTCCGGCCGCACCGCCACCTGGTGGTGCAGCCGCCAGCCGAGCTCCGGGTCGAATGCGATGCCTTCCTCGGGCACCGCCGACGACGAGGTCACGATCAGTAGACCCCGCACATCCCGTCAATCGACACCTCTTCGACGAGCGTCTCGGTAACCAGCTCGTCGGTCTGGTCCTGCTGCTGCGGTTCCATTTGGCCCTCCATGGCTGCGCCTTTCGATATCACCGGTTCTCGACAACTGTGATCGAGGTCGCAATAATATGGCATCGAGTGCCTAAATGGAAAGGGGACCCCCTATGGGGCCGGACCAGCACCGGGTGGGCCGCCGGCGCTCGACGACGTGGGACCACATCAGCAACGTGGCCATCGACCTCTTTGCCAAAAAAGGGTTCGACGACGTCAGCGTGGACGACATCGCCGAAGCCGCGGGAATCGCGCGGCGCACGCTGTTCCGCTACTACCCGTCCAAGAACGCCCTGCCCTGGGGCGATTTCGACGCTCATCTGGCCCACATGCGAAACCTGCTGGCCGATCTCGATCCCGAGGTGCCCATCGGCGAGGCGCTGCGCACCGCGTTGCTGGCGTTCAACAGCTTCGATGCCGCCGAGACGGCGCGCCACCGGATGCGCATGCGGGTGATCCTGGAGACCGCCGCGCTGCAGGCCTACTCGATGACCATGTACGCCGGCTGGCGCGGCGTGGTCGCCGAGTTCGTCGCCAAACGCCTCGACGCCACCGCAGGCGACCTGATACCG includes:
- the moaA_2 gene encoding radical SAM peptide maturase, mycofactocin system, with product MTSTEAVRVPKLVEQFEHGLDAPICLTWELTYACNLACVHCLSSSGKRDPRELSTAQCKDIIDELERMQVFYVNIGGGEPTVRSDFWELVDYATAHHVGVKFSTNGVRITPEVATRLAASDYVDVQISLDGATAEINDAVRGAGSFAMATRALQNLADAGFKDAKISVVVTRHNVDQLDDFAALAAQYGATLRITRLRPSGRGADVWDDLHPTADQQVQLYNWLVAKGDRVLTGDSFFHLAGLGEPGALAGLNLCGAGRVVCLIDPVGDVYACPFAIHDRFHAGNILSDGGFRNVWQNAPLFRELREPQSAGACGSCGHYDSCRGGCMAAKFFTGLPMDGPDPECVEGYGAPALAQERVKPKSSVDHSRSGPVMLKLLTTPPRPDVGAGAPPRPDAGAGAPPKRLCNESPV
- a CDS encoding mycofactocin system RPExFGAL protein codes for the protein MRGLLIVTSSSAVPEEGIAFDPELGWRLHHQVAVRPEPFGALLYHFGTRKLSFLKNRTIVDVVNTLSDHPDVRSACRAVGIDDAQQAPYLQALGVLARSKMLVPQ
- a CDS encoding mycofactocin precursor, whose translation is MEPQQQDQTDELVTETLVEEVSIDGMCGVY
- the yvdT_2 gene encoding mycofactocin system transcriptional regulator, which gives rise to MERGPPMGPDQHRVGRRRSTTWDHISNVAIDLFAKKGFDDVSVDDIAEAAGIARRTLFRYYPSKNALPWGDFDAHLAHMRNLLADLDPEVPIGEALRTALLAFNSFDAAETARHRMRMRVILETAALQAYSMTMYAGWRGVVAEFVAKRLDATAGDLIPQTVAWTMLGVALSAYEHWLADEKVSLAQALGAAFDTVADGLWALDR